The sequence below is a genomic window from Deltaproteobacteria bacterium.
AAACCGGACAGATTCTCCTGATTCCAAAACCCACACCCGCAGGTCCCCCACCCTCGACCAGGCAGTATACCGTGCGGCCCGGGGATTCCCCTTACCTCATTGCCAGACGGTACGGGATGGATCTTGCAGCCTTTCTGAAGCTGAACAACCTGACTCCCCGGAGCACTATTTTCCCTGGACAGGTGCTCCGGATCCGGGAATAATGACAATCCGGTGTTCATCCATAAAGCAGGCAATTTTGTTCAAGGTCAAGGAAGGCGAAGATTTTAACCGCCCCGCTAGGCATCCCAAACGGGACAGGCATCCATACATTGAAGTATTTCGAGGATTAAAATCTGAGCCTGACCTGTCTGCCGTGCCTGCCTGTCCCTTGGAATGGCAGATAGGTCTGGCATAGGCAGGCGCAGAGATTGGGTGAAAGGGCCATTTATAGATGGACACCATCTAAGCTCCTTCGCCGGAACCATTTTCCTTCTAAGAGACAGCCGTGAGGAGGTAGAGAAATGAAGGCGATGGTACTGGAACGAATCACCCGGTTGAGTGAAAACCGGACACCCTTGCGTCTTGTTGATTTACCGGAACCCGAACTTTCGGACCGGGACATCCTTGTGCGTGTCGCGGCCTGCGGGGTCTGCCACACCGAGATTGACGAAATCGAGGGAAGGACTCCTCCACCCTCTTTTCCTATGGTCCTGGGACATGAAATCATCGGTAGGGTGGAGAAAATGGGTCCCGGGGCCCGCAGGTTCAGGGTCGGAGACAGGGTGGGCATCGGCTGGATCCATTCGGCCTGCGGGAGGTGCGAGTTCTGCGTTGATGGAAAGGAGAACCTGTGCCACGCTTTCAAGGCCACGGGAAGAGACGCCCACGGGGGATACGCAGAATATACAACGGTTCCGGAGGATTTCGCCTACCCCATTCCGGAGTACCTGTCGGACTCCGAGGCGGCCCCCCTCATGTGTGCCGGAGCCATCGGGTACCGGTCCCTGAGGCTTTCAGGACTCCAGGACGGCCAGAATCTGGGACTGACGGGTTTTGGGGCCTCCGCCCATCTGGTGTTGAAGATGGCCGCTTACAAGTACCCCAATTCAAAGATATTCGTCTTCGCCCGAAGCAAAAAGGAGCGGGATTTTGCAAGGGAGCTGGGGGCAGTCTGGGCCGGGGCCACAGAAGATGCTTCGCCGGAAAAACTCCATGCCATCATCGATACCACACCGGTGTGGAAGCCCATTCTTGAGGCCCTGAAAAACCTGGAGAGGGGAGGAAGGCTCGTGATCAACGCCATCCGAAAGGAAGCGGTGGACAAGGAGGTCCTTCTGGGTCTGGACTACCCGGAACACCTCTGGCTCGAGAAGGAGATCAAGAGTGTGGCCAACGTGGCTCGGATCGACATCACCGAATTCCTTCAGGTTGCGGCCGAGACGGCCATCAGACCGGAAATCCAGGAGTTTCCTCTGGAAGAGGCCAACCACGCTCTGGCTGAACTCAAGGACAGGAAGATCCGAGGGGCCAAGGTGCTGAAGATCGGGTCCTGACGCGCCCGAAACCCCGCTTTCACCTTAAAAAACTTTTATCCAAAAGGAGAGACGCCCATGAAAAGGATCGCTTGTCTCCTGGTTTTAGCCCTTTTGCCGATCGCCCTTTTCTGCCGGGACGTGCGGGCCGAGACAAAAGAGAACGCGGAAGTCATTGTGGAAAAGGCCCGCATCGTGCTGGAGGAGATGATGCTCAGCAGAGACGGGGGAATTCCCACCTGGCTCATCAAGAAATGTGCCGGGCTCGCGATCATACCCGACATGATAAAGGGGGGTTTCGTGGTAGGGGGTTCCTATGGGAAGGGCATCGTGATGGCCCATAAGGACGGGAAATGGACCGGGCCGGCCTTCATCTATCTCGGTGCAGGGAGCTTCGGATTCCAGATCGGCGTCCAGTCAACGGACCTGATCCTGGTCATAGTCGGGCAAAAGACCCTGGAATCCTTCTTGCAATCCCAGTTCAAGCTGGGCGCGGACGTAGCCGTCGCCGCCGGCCCCGTAGGAGCCCAGGCAACGGCGGCCACCGAGATCATGCTTAAAGGGGGCATCTACTCCTATTCCCGGGCAAAGGGCCTCTTTGCCGGTATCTCCCTGGAAGGGGCAGGCATCGGTACCGACTTTGACCTGAACCGGGCCCTCTATACTTCCGTGAGCACCACCAGGGATATCCTGTTCGGTGATCACGAGGCCCCTCCAGCCGCGCAAGAGCTGATCGCCGTCCTGAACAAGATCAAGTAAGTGAAGGATTTTTAAAATCGGGTATCCCACCCCTTTCCTTCGGCCGGTGATCTGCCATGACAAGGCCAAAAAGTGTGTTCGACAAGACTTACGAACACTACCTCTCACGGATCCGGGACCTCTCCCTTCCTGCCCTCCAGGAGAGGCTCGGCATTGAGGTCCGGGGGGAGAGCGCCGTCATCCCCTTGTTCGGGAGACCTTACAGGGTATCGGGCGAGGGTGTTTATGATCCCCTCGGGAAACAGCCGCCCTTGGAAGTCAGCGTGATCCTCTGCCGATACCTCCTTATGTGCCCGGAGGAGGAGCCGAAAAAATCAGAGTGGGTATCCTTCAGGGATTTCAGGGATACGGCCCCTTTGAGGAATTACTTCAAGCAGGAGGTAGAAGGGGCCATTACAAAGGAATTTACCCGGAAAACCCGGGATTTGGCCAAGGCAAGTGGTTTATTGGGGGGGGTACCTCTCACGGAGGAATACCCCCATGACATCACCGTACGGTTCCAGGCCCTCCCTCGGGTCCCGCTCTTGATGCTTTTCAACGACGAGGACGATGAATTTCCCGCCGCCTGTTCCGTCCTTTTCGAGAAAAGGGCTGAAAAATACCTGGACGGTGAATGCCTGGCAATCCTGGGAAGGCTCCTTTTCACTTCCTTGATCAGCGCCTATGAAACCAAACCGCCCACCCTCCACCTTCAACCGTGAATTAAAATTCGTCTGCGCTTAGCGAAACCTCCCCACCCTTCACTTTGCATGCTGGAAATAGTAGGCCACACCGTCGTTGTATCCATTTCCGAATCCCAGGAGATTGTTGCCCATGGAAACGCCGCTCGGATCCAATTCAAACTGAACTGCACGGCCGAGGCTGACTCCGGGCTTTCCCCCAACCCCCATCCCGGCGGAATCGCCTCCCAGGCTGAAATTCTTCCCAAGGTCTTCGGCGAATTTCCGTGCCGCTTTCACGATCTCCCCGTAATCCTCCAGTTCCAGGCTGAACGCCGCCACGGACCAGATGGAGACGTCGATCCCCACCAGTGCACCCACCAGGTAGCTCGTGGCCTGTTCGTAGAGATTTCCGATCAGGCTCTCCAGTATGGCCCCTTGGGCTCCTGTATCCAGTACTGCTACGACCCTGTATGTCTCTGGATCCACCTCCAGCCAGGCCCATCGCGGTTTCCCGTGGATAAAGGCCGGCCGGCTCGGAAACAGGACGATCCGATCCGTCTCCGTGAGATGTCTGATGATGGGCTCTGGGTACTTCCTCTCCTTGAGTTGACGCAGGAAGTCCTCCTGGTTCTCGGAATCCACGGCGATCAAGCGGGTGCCTTCGGGGCAATGGTTCCAGATCTGGAAAAGGCCCTTGGCTTCCCCGGAGAGGGCGCTTGCCTCAAAACGGGCGGAGGCCAGACCGGAGAGGATATTGAAGGCCCGGGCGGCCCTTGGATCCGGAGAACGATGGATCTCGTTAAAGGGGCGGATTAAGTCCATAGTGGTTTCCAACGGGGTTTCTCCTTCCGGTTTGACCAAGGTCACCATGATACACCGCCCCAGTGACGTACGGCCCGTCACCAGGCCGAGGGTTTTTTCCAAATCCTCCTCGTAGCGCGTCTGGGCGGCAATGAAGCGGGCCAGCACACCCCGGGCGTACCACCTGAGGGCTGATAGGGCGTCGGGCCGGCCCGGGATCTGCCTCCGGAACCGCCTGCGGGCCTGCTCCAGCCCGGCAAGGGCGTAACCCGGCAGGTCCGGGAGGTTGATTCCCAGGGTATGGAACACCCCCGTGATATCGGTGTTCTCCTTGAGTCTCATCACCCGCCGAAAGGTATCGCCGTCGGCGTCCACTTGAACGGCGCATCCCAAGACCTGGTACGCGGAGGTGTCCACCGCGGATTCATCGTCCGTTACGATCCGCCCCGAGGGCCCGTCCAGGACGGCCTTGTAAAGGATCCGCCCCTTTCCCGGAGCCTTGGTGTATCCTATGTCGAATGCCCCCCTGCTGAGATCAGGAACCTTCAAGGAGGCGGTAAGCACCGTTACCGTCTCCTCCTCTTCTCCTCCCCCGGCCAAGGCACCTGAGAGTTCGCGCATCTGCTGCTCCCGGCCTTTTCCCTTTGGACGCACGATGAAATCGACCGAGATACCCACCACTTCCGTCTGTTCATCCTCAACGGGTTTCACCCGGTAATCCACAAGGCCCTGGAGTTCCCTGACGTTTTTCATGAAAGGGGCGACCAGCACCCGCTCCCGGCCTTCAGCGTCCCGGTAGCGGAGCCCCGGGCACTCAATCATGGCGATCTTTTCCAGCCCTGCGAGCCGTACCAGGGTCTGGCGGCCCTTTTCCGTGAGCTTGACAATCACCCGTTCGGT
It includes:
- a CDS encoding zinc-dependent alcohol dehydrogenase family protein, translated to MKAMVLERITRLSENRTPLRLVDLPEPELSDRDILVRVAACGVCHTEIDEIEGRTPPPSFPMVLGHEIIGRVEKMGPGARRFRVGDRVGIGWIHSACGRCEFCVDGKENLCHAFKATGRDAHGGYAEYTTVPEDFAYPIPEYLSDSEAAPLMCAGAIGYRSLRLSGLQDGQNLGLTGFGASAHLVLKMAAYKYPNSKIFVFARSKKERDFARELGAVWAGATEDASPEKLHAIIDTTPVWKPILEALKNLERGGRLVINAIRKEAVDKEVLLGLDYPEHLWLEKEIKSVANVARIDITEFLQVAAETAIRPEIQEFPLEEANHALAELKDRKIRGAKVLKIGS
- a CDS encoding DUF3786 domain-containing protein encodes the protein MTRPKSVFDKTYEHYLSRIRDLSLPALQERLGIEVRGESAVIPLFGRPYRVSGEGVYDPLGKQPPLEVSVILCRYLLMCPEEEPKKSEWVSFRDFRDTAPLRNYFKQEVEGAITKEFTRKTRDLAKASGLLGGVPLTEEYPHDITVRFQALPRVPLLMLFNDEDDEFPAACSVLFEKRAEKYLDGECLAILGRLLFTSLISAYETKPPTLHLQP
- a CDS encoding lipid-binding SYLF domain-containing protein, giving the protein MKRIACLLVLALLPIALFCRDVRAETKENAEVIVEKARIVLEEMMLSRDGGIPTWLIKKCAGLAIIPDMIKGGFVVGGSYGKGIVMAHKDGKWTGPAFIYLGAGSFGFQIGVQSTDLILVIVGQKTLESFLQSQFKLGADVAVAAGPVGAQATAATEIMLKGGIYSYSRAKGLFAGISLEGAGIGTDFDLNRALYTSVSTTRDILFGDHEAPPAAQELIAVLNKIK